One part of the Cellvibrionales bacterium genome encodes these proteins:
- a CDS encoding BatD family protein, which translates to MRLAHLLFLLLFSPSLLAGALTAEVDSTQISRNETLTLTLKYDERTSEKPDTSELAKQFNIRRQGTSSGIRIINGDVSGNTTWEYELSPKRTGQLSIPSFAINGDTSEAIGIEVTEKSAGATQTDQQVYTETALDKTTIFTQQQAVVAWRFVSRAGAPQVRLTPPHINGVITQDLGNRSYQRTGSNGRSEWVIEQSYALFPQQSGKITIPTQTFQAIINTPQRHRSGFFVSVPTEVSLDTEEKQLEVIPPPNTNNKTWLPAESVEILQQITGLNTHSQATAGTAFTRTIRIRAKGLSAEQLPIPDMQANNIKIYPEKPVFENKAGSQGNTGTREDSAAIIAMQAGKLVLPAIRIAWYDINTSQWRDAVLEESTIDVLPNPNAPAQQPPSAAITTPPQSNIIDTTVDASTPNTEQTPSNNNKPLNTYFWQIAVGILLLSLLALAVYIYHLQRKMRAGITQTQVQTPAAKISTANNIQQAIADNNLHTLHRAITEWANTPERRVALNQADMQPSWHALERHLFGSGPAPTAEALQTLASALKQQTAAAPPTDKVKKAHLSSLY; encoded by the coding sequence GTGAGACTCGCACACTTGCTTTTTTTACTGCTCTTCTCGCCCAGCTTATTGGCAGGCGCCCTAACGGCTGAGGTAGACAGCACACAAATCAGCCGCAATGAAACACTGACACTCACCCTGAAATACGACGAAAGAACTAGCGAAAAACCTGACACGAGCGAATTGGCAAAACAGTTCAATATCCGCAGACAAGGCACCAGCTCAGGTATACGCATCATCAACGGCGATGTTTCTGGCAACACGACTTGGGAATACGAACTATCTCCCAAACGCACGGGACAGCTTTCAATTCCTAGTTTTGCCATCAATGGCGACACCAGCGAAGCCATCGGTATTGAAGTGACTGAAAAATCTGCTGGTGCAACACAAACCGACCAACAGGTTTATACAGAAACTGCTTTAGATAAAACGACTATCTTTACGCAACAACAAGCTGTTGTTGCATGGCGTTTTGTTTCGCGCGCAGGAGCACCACAAGTGCGCCTAACACCACCCCACATCAACGGGGTCATTACGCAAGACCTTGGCAACCGCAGCTATCAGCGCACAGGTTCCAATGGTCGTTCTGAATGGGTCATTGAACAAAGCTACGCACTATTTCCACAACAGAGTGGAAAAATCACCATTCCGACACAAACTTTTCAAGCCATTATCAATACACCACAGCGGCACCGTTCTGGATTTTTTGTTTCTGTTCCCACAGAGGTTTCACTGGATACAGAAGAAAAGCAACTGGAAGTCATACCTCCGCCCAACACCAACAACAAAACTTGGCTGCCCGCGGAATCGGTCGAAATTCTGCAACAAATTACTGGGCTCAATACACACTCTCAAGCCACAGCTGGCACTGCATTTACTCGCACGATCCGTATCCGCGCCAAAGGTCTGAGCGCCGAACAGCTGCCAATACCGGACATGCAGGCAAACAACATTAAAATTTATCCAGAAAAACCCGTTTTTGAAAACAAAGCTGGATCACAAGGCAATACGGGAACCCGTGAAGACAGTGCAGCAATCATTGCCATGCAAGCAGGGAAACTAGTATTGCCTGCAATACGCATCGCTTGGTACGACATCAATACTTCGCAATGGCGCGATGCCGTATTGGAAGAATCGACAATTGATGTGCTGCCCAATCCGAATGCACCGGCACAACAGCCACCGTCTGCCGCGATAACGACTCCGCCACAATCCAACATCATTGACACAACGGTTGACGCCAGCACACCCAACACGGAGCAAACGCCATCTAACAACAACAAACCACTTAATACTTACTTTTGGCAAATAGCCGTTGGCATATTGCTGCTCTCGTTACTGGCATTGGCCGTGTACATCTACCACCTACAACGAAAAATGCGTGCAGGAATAACGCAGACGCAAGTACAAACACCTGCAGCAAAAATCTCAACGGCAAATAATATTCAACAGGCAATCGCTGACAACAATCTACACACCCTACACCGCGCTATAACTGAATGGGCAAACACACCCGAGCGACGCGTCGCCCTAAACCAAGCCGACATGCAGCCTAGTTGGCACGCGCTAGAAAGACACCTCTTCGGCAGCGGCCCAGCTCCTACCGCTGAAGCTCTACAAACACTGGCCTCGGCACTGAAGCAACAAACAGCTGCAGCCCCTCCTACAGACAAGGTGAAGAAAGCACATCTAAGCAGCCTGTATTGA
- a CDS encoding thrombospondin type 3 repeat-containing protein — protein MRNHLKRVSWVQHTLFATLLSLFSGHLWAEGSAQLGTSSGFRTSTVAYVDIVNSSVERIRWQTTQANTQRLRIYRPDGTVFNNALAKNTTSAALDGGNGKYRVELRDSNPANGVTWDIAVVDAGGTVQPGGRLNSIQWNFNTGSYGSATALDSSFYTLVPTGPTTNATVELKLDGFQGFDYSIYANKTGVNGANAGKSVPTSGNTVTPQYSIYLSVPQLSTFSSLTPTVSTPTFTPTTPNCNSGSATVGGGNAGDFTFTTDIEGTYGLICDLNGDSIFDETSNQDLYLTGSATAGSNTITWDGKDESGNDVSTGNYQCKVRVAVGESHYPFRDVETTYQGLRLFQVNSDLSRTALNMYWDDNLVQANEASMPAGDAGSGVGTMPNGQVSLATSGASGINSGNYSDPFAANTNARAWGNYNGSGLSKGNDAFLDTYTFTSGMTSGTVTLSVINSTADADSDGLTDLAEICTHGTDPNDNDTDNDGLTDGSEINTHGTDPNDPDTDGDGLTDGYEVNTSLTNPLLKDTDGDGIDDGNGVTTNVVLDNCALIANPTQSDIDGDGLGDACDSDMDGDGVPNGTDNCPSVPNPAQTDTDSDGVGDACDFTPQTITVTTPAPGSAESMVILSLWPPQRALACLLASQPAASALVQVPAAQLSL, from the coding sequence ATGAGAAACCATTTGAAGCGCGTATCGTGGGTACAGCACACTTTATTCGCCACCCTGTTGTCTTTATTTTCTGGGCATCTATGGGCAGAAGGCAGTGCGCAGTTGGGCACATCCTCCGGCTTTAGAACATCAACAGTGGCTTATGTGGATATTGTGAATTCTTCGGTCGAGCGCATTCGTTGGCAAACTACACAGGCTAATACACAGCGCTTAAGAATTTACCGACCAGATGGTACGGTTTTTAATAACGCACTGGCTAAAAACACCACATCAGCCGCTTTGGATGGTGGTAATGGTAAGTACAGAGTGGAGCTTAGAGACAGCAATCCAGCCAATGGCGTGACATGGGACATTGCTGTGGTTGACGCAGGTGGCACAGTGCAGCCCGGCGGTCGCCTTAACTCCATTCAGTGGAATTTTAATACCGGAAGTTATGGTAGTGCGACGGCGCTTGATAGTTCGTTCTATACACTGGTGCCAACGGGCCCTACCACTAACGCCACTGTGGAGTTGAAATTAGACGGTTTTCAGGGATTTGATTACTCCATTTACGCCAATAAAACGGGTGTCAACGGTGCCAATGCTGGCAAAAGCGTGCCTACATCGGGCAACACAGTTACTCCGCAATATTCCATCTATCTGTCTGTTCCTCAGTTATCTACTTTTAGCTCACTAACGCCAACTGTATCAACGCCCACTTTTACACCCACTACACCCAACTGCAACAGTGGTTCAGCTACCGTGGGTGGAGGCAATGCCGGTGACTTCACTTTTACAACAGATATTGAGGGTACTTACGGGCTTATCTGTGACTTGAACGGAGACAGCATTTTTGATGAAACCAGTAATCAAGACCTATATTTAACAGGCAGTGCTACTGCTGGCAGCAATACCATTACTTGGGATGGTAAAGACGAGAGTGGCAATGATGTGTCTACCGGCAACTACCAATGCAAAGTCAGGGTTGCGGTGGGGGAATCGCATTATCCTTTCCGAGATGTAGAAACCACTTACCAAGGTTTGCGCCTGTTCCAAGTAAACAGTGATCTCAGCCGCACCGCGCTGAACATGTATTGGGACGATAACTTGGTGCAGGCCAATGAAGCCAGCATGCCGGCAGGTGACGCAGGCAGCGGTGTGGGTACCATGCCGAATGGTCAAGTGTCGCTAGCAACATCGGGTGCAAGTGGCATCAATTCCGGCAACTACAGTGATCCATTTGCAGCCAATACCAATGCGCGCGCTTGGGGGAATTACAACGGCAGCGGCTTGAGTAAAGGTAATGATGCCTTTTTGGATACCTATACCTTTACCAGTGGTATGACCAGCGGCACGGTGACACTCTCGGTAATCAATTCAACTGCTGATGCCGATAGCGATGGACTGACTGATCTGGCTGAGATCTGTACACATGGCACGGATCCTAACGATAACGATACCGATAATGACGGCCTGACAGACGGCTCTGAAATCAACACGCATGGCACAGACCCTAATGATCCTGATACGGATGGTGACGGTTTGACCGATGGCTATGAAGTCAATACCAGCCTGACAAACCCACTGTTGAAAGATACGGATGGCGATGGCATAGATGACGGTAACGGTGTAACGACCAATGTTGTGTTGGATAACTGCGCGCTAATAGCCAACCCCACCCAGTCTGATATTGACGGCGATGGTTTGGGTGACGCTTGTGACAGCGATATGGATGGCGATGGCGTGCCGAACGGCACCGACAACTGTCCGTCTGTGCCGAACCCGGCTCAGACAGATACGGATTCTGATGGCGTAGGTGACGCGTGTGATTTTACGCCGCAAACCATCACGGTAACGACACCGGCACCAGGCAGTGCAGAGAGTATGGTGATACTTTCCCTGTGGCCGCCACAGCGAGCTCTGGCTTGCCTGTTAGCATCACAGCCAGCGGCATCTGCTCTGGTTCAGGTACCGGCAGCGCAACTATCACTATGA
- a CDS encoding DUF58 domain-containing protein → MKPNSTTQTNAVQNKTALSALEPRGTRIVLHNLLRWQLAAAYIPLESRSNSSQLSGTQRSTLRGRGIDFDEVRLYQAGDDVRSVDWRVTARTGKMHTKIFHEEKERPVLLVIDLRSGMYFGSRRCFKSVLAANAAALLAWAAVASGDRIGALLISDNGVMDIKPQRSRHTLLQLFRQIIALDEQHASNTPSSVSTPWQQAMQQLRVLVRPGTCVIMLSDFHDWNTQCQQALHPVVRHSQCFAIHIHDILEKQLPAIGLVNLRSGNQTIALDTQDTQRLAHYQQQRQHHYQTVAAAMRTLKIPLLALQTDAGIFSSLRQFFTAGKQAGATDER, encoded by the coding sequence ATGAAACCCAATTCCACTACACAAACAAACGCAGTGCAGAACAAAACAGCGTTGAGCGCACTGGAGCCTCGCGGCACACGCATCGTCTTGCATAATTTACTGCGCTGGCAATTGGCCGCCGCGTATATTCCTCTGGAAAGCCGCAGCAATAGTTCGCAACTTTCTGGCACCCAGCGCTCAACGCTGCGTGGGCGCGGCATTGATTTTGATGAGGTGCGACTGTACCAAGCAGGCGACGATGTGCGCTCTGTGGACTGGCGCGTGACAGCGCGCACCGGAAAAATGCACACCAAAATTTTTCACGAAGAAAAAGAACGCCCTGTTTTGTTGGTAATTGATCTGCGCAGCGGCATGTACTTCGGCTCACGCCGCTGCTTCAAATCGGTTTTGGCTGCTAATGCGGCGGCATTGCTCGCGTGGGCAGCCGTGGCATCTGGCGATCGCATCGGCGCGCTACTGATCAGCGACAACGGCGTTATGGATATTAAACCGCAGCGCAGCCGCCATACCTTGTTGCAACTGTTCCGACAAATCATTGCACTGGATGAGCAACACGCAAGCAACACACCAAGCTCCGTATCGACACCGTGGCAACAAGCCATGCAACAACTGCGCGTACTCGTGCGGCCAGGCACTTGCGTCATCATGCTCAGTGATTTTCACGATTGGAACACTCAGTGCCAACAAGCGTTGCACCCTGTCGTGCGCCACAGTCAGTGTTTTGCTATCCACATTCACGATATTTTAGAAAAACAATTGCCCGCGATTGGCTTGGTGAACCTTCGCTCTGGCAATCAAACAATTGCGCTGGATACACAAGACACACAACGGCTCGCTCACTATCAACAGCAGCGCCAACATCATTACCAAACGGTAGCTGCAGCCATGCGCACATTGAAAATACCCCTGCTTGCGCTGCAAACGGATGCTGGTATTTTTTCTTCACTGCGGCAGTTTTTTACCGCTGGAAAACAAGCCGGTGCTACTGATGAACGCTGA
- a CDS encoding tetratricopeptide repeat protein: protein MRADDADIAPLSKPSNALTNSNNKRNDQRNIEHWLDSGYWLVFPCLLVALLFFRRGAVVCVLPLALFLYQENAHAELPKHWNDWWQTPDQQAAKALEKGDTKTAAQQFQNPQWKAYAEYQNGQHKEAAAHFATGSDTASLYNKGNAQAKSNDLQGAISSYEKALKQNPKLEDAVFNRDLVKKLLEQQKQQNNDQQNQDNQQNQQNQQNQQNQQNQQNQQNQQNQQNQQNQQNQQNQQNQQNQQNQQNQQNQQNQQNQQNQQNQQNQQNQQNQQNQQNNNENTANDSKENTEQEKQQAQQDQQRQENTEKQKEQQSKEQNSAQEQQPENNKASESEQEQKTEPKSAEATANSQMNNEQQQAVKQMLNVVPDDPGGLLRNKFDYYYQLQQQQGTNSADNGGDRW from the coding sequence TTGCGCGCCGATGATGCAGACATTGCACCACTCTCCAAACCTTCCAACGCATTGACCAATAGCAACAACAAGCGTAACGACCAGCGCAATATTGAACATTGGCTGGACAGCGGCTACTGGCTGGTTTTTCCCTGCTTGTTAGTTGCACTGCTTTTCTTTCGACGCGGCGCAGTGGTCTGTGTATTACCGCTAGCACTGTTTTTGTATCAAGAAAATGCGCACGCAGAACTGCCTAAACACTGGAATGATTGGTGGCAGACACCGGATCAACAGGCGGCTAAAGCCTTAGAAAAAGGCGACACCAAAACCGCCGCGCAACAGTTCCAAAACCCGCAATGGAAAGCCTATGCGGAATACCAAAACGGACAACACAAAGAAGCTGCCGCACATTTTGCAACAGGCAGCGATACTGCCTCTCTGTATAACAAAGGCAATGCACAGGCAAAATCCAACGACTTGCAGGGCGCTATTAGCAGCTACGAAAAAGCCTTGAAACAAAATCCCAAGCTGGAAGACGCCGTCTTTAATCGCGATCTCGTGAAGAAACTGCTGGAGCAACAGAAGCAGCAAAATAACGATCAACAAAACCAAGACAATCAGCAGAATCAGCAGAATCAGCAGAATCAGCAGAATCAGCAGAATCAGCAGAATCAGCAGAATCAGCAGAATCAGCAGAATCAGCAGAATCAGCAGAATCAGCAGAATCAGCAGAATCAGCAGAATCAGCAGAATCAGCAGAATCAGCAGAATCAGCAGAATCAGCAGAATCAGCAGAATCAGCAGAATCAGCAGAATCAGCAGAATCAGCAGAATCAGCAGAATCAGCAGAATAACAACGAGAATACGGCTAACGATTCCAAAGAAAACACTGAACAGGAAAAACAGCAAGCACAGCAGGATCAACAGCGGCAAGAAAACACTGAGAAACAAAAAGAGCAGCAGAGCAAAGAACAAAACTCCGCACAAGAACAACAACCAGAAAACAACAAAGCCAGCGAATCTGAACAGGAACAAAAAACAGAGCCAAAATCTGCAGAAGCCACTGCAAATAGCCAGATGAATAACGAGCAGCAACAAGCCGTTAAACAGATGCTCAATGTAGTGCCGGATGACCCAGGTGGACTGCTGCGCAACAAATTTGACTATTACTACCAACTGCAACAACAGCAAGGAACAAACTCTGCAGATAACGGGGGGGATCGCTGGTGA
- a CDS encoding VWA domain-containing protein, producing the protein MLAEWLSFFHNNTFSLHWPWLLCLLPLPFLVRHLVKPSESQQHTALFFPAIDTLLNAPKEKSSTLKQTEAAPWWLWLIWLLLVFSVTRPQWIGEPVSIPTSGRNLLLVVDISPSMQAEDMQLDGEPAQRIDAIKKVVGDFAQRRTGDRLGLVLFGSRAYLQTPLTFDHTTLAQQLQEAQLGFAGEQTAIGDGIALSAKRLEDQKQKNSVMILLTDGANTTGALSPLQGTEIAKTMGIKIYTVGIGADEMTRRTFFGIQTVNPSSDLDEKTLTDIAQETGGRYFRARNTEQLDQIYRELDQLEPVAGKQETLRPITEWFYWPLACALLLSFFAALTTLRHSLRWKENDYAA; encoded by the coding sequence ATGCTGGCTGAATGGCTGTCTTTTTTCCACAACAACACATTTTCCCTGCACTGGCCGTGGCTGCTGTGCTTGCTGCCGCTGCCTTTTTTAGTGCGACACTTAGTAAAACCGAGCGAATCACAACAACACACTGCACTTTTTTTTCCCGCAATCGACACCCTACTCAATGCGCCAAAAGAAAAAAGCAGCACACTGAAACAAACAGAAGCGGCACCGTGGTGGTTGTGGCTGATATGGCTACTGTTAGTGTTTTCTGTCACACGCCCACAGTGGATAGGCGAACCCGTCAGCATTCCTACTTCGGGCCGTAATCTGTTGTTGGTGGTTGATATTTCTCCCAGCATGCAAGCAGAAGATATGCAACTGGACGGCGAACCCGCGCAGCGCATTGATGCCATAAAAAAAGTGGTGGGCGATTTTGCACAACGCCGCACCGGCGATAGGCTCGGTCTAGTTTTATTCGGTAGTCGCGCCTATCTACAAACACCGCTCACTTTTGATCACACAACCTTGGCACAGCAACTACAGGAGGCTCAGCTGGGTTTTGCTGGCGAACAAACTGCTATTGGCGATGGCATCGCCCTCTCCGCGAAGCGTTTGGAAGATCAAAAACAAAAAAACAGTGTGATGATTTTGCTCACCGATGGCGCTAATACCACAGGCGCCTTATCACCACTGCAAGGCACCGAGATTGCCAAAACGATGGGAATTAAAATTTACACCGTCGGCATAGGCGCGGACGAAATGACACGCCGAACATTCTTTGGCATACAAACTGTCAACCCATCTAGTGACCTAGACGAAAAAACACTCACCGATATTGCGCAAGAAACCGGTGGCCGTTATTTCCGTGCACGCAACACGGAGCAGCTTGATCAAATTTACCGCGAGCTAGATCAACTAGAACCTGTTGCAGGTAAACAAGAGACACTGCGCCCAATCACCGAATGGTTTTACTGGCCTTTAGCGTGCGCACTACTCCTCAGTTTTTTCGCCGCCTTAACAACGCTGCGCCACTCTCTGCGATGGAAAGAAAATGACTACGCTGCTTGA
- a CDS encoding DUF4381 domain-containing protein, translated as MNADALADLKPLIAPEPITWWPLAPGWWILATLLLLSIVGLLIFFWKRRIHFRNTAYQREAAQLIDATHALSETQQLQEIAEILRRAAVCAWGRERAGTQNWESLMQLSLSEHKKNSRKKNVLPALDDTSCELLSNNLYSGTPPSASAMQALITQSKAWLKTLPAVER; from the coding sequence ATGAACGCTGATGCACTGGCTGATCTAAAACCATTGATAGCCCCAGAGCCAATCACTTGGTGGCCACTCGCACCTGGCTGGTGGATTCTGGCAACTCTGCTCTTGCTAAGCATCGTTGGCTTATTGATTTTTTTCTGGAAACGCCGGATTCACTTTCGCAACACCGCCTATCAACGCGAAGCCGCACAATTGATTGATGCCACACATGCACTATCAGAAACGCAACAACTGCAAGAAATAGCAGAAATTTTGCGCCGAGCCGCCGTGTGCGCTTGGGGGCGTGAGCGTGCAGGCACGCAAAACTGGGAAAGCCTGATGCAGCTTTCTCTCAGTGAACATAAAAAAAATTCACGCAAAAAAAATGTGCTGCCAGCGCTGGATGACACCAGCTGTGAACTGCTCAGCAATAATCTCTACAGCGGCACGCCACCCTCTGCGTCTGCCATGCAAGCACTGATTACACAGTCAAAAGCATGGCTAAAAACTTTGCCGGCCGTGGAGCGATAA
- a CDS encoding VWA domain-containing protein, with translation MTTLLDFLSLADFHWLRPLWLLAIIPAVALFVLLLRRKANSNQWKSVIDPALLNALLENQSEKKRQWPWYALLCAWIFSTISLAGPSFEKTEQPVLKNADALVVILDLSPSMLATDVKPSRIQAAHFKLLDLLRERQEGYTALIVYSGSAHIVTPLSDDTNTIATLVNTLEPTIMPKIGSRAEDAVSAAIQLLHNANFQRGRLLLVTDGVVPAALDSIHKQLRNTSIELNVIGIGTAEGAPIPLRNGGFVEDAQGKIVMNPLEEDILKN, from the coding sequence ATGACTACGCTGCTTGATTTTCTTTCGCTGGCAGACTTTCACTGGCTGCGACCGTTGTGGCTCTTGGCAATTATTCCCGCCGTGGCACTTTTTGTTCTCCTGTTGCGTCGCAAAGCCAACAGCAATCAATGGAAAAGCGTTATCGACCCCGCACTGCTCAATGCACTGCTAGAAAATCAATCTGAAAAAAAACGCCAATGGCCATGGTATGCGCTGCTGTGCGCTTGGATTTTTTCTACCATAAGTTTGGCTGGCCCCAGCTTTGAAAAAACCGAACAGCCTGTATTAAAAAATGCAGATGCCTTGGTAGTGATTCTAGATCTCTCGCCATCCATGCTCGCTACCGATGTAAAACCCAGCCGCATACAAGCGGCACATTTCAAACTGCTCGACTTACTGCGTGAACGACAGGAAGGCTATACCGCATTGATTGTTTACTCTGGCAGCGCGCACATTGTTACACCGCTTTCAGACGATACAAATACCATCGCAACACTCGTCAATACACTTGAACCTACGATCATGCCAAAAATAGGCAGCCGCGCAGAAGATGCAGTTAGTGCAGCTATCCAACTGCTGCACAACGCCAATTTTCAACGCGGACGCTTGCTCTTGGTGACTGATGGTGTAGTGCCTGCAGCACTCGACAGCATTCACAAGCAGCTGCGCAATACCAGCATCGAGCTCAATGTTATTGGCATCGGCACCGCAGAAGGCGCGCCCATTCCACTGCGCAATGGCGGTTTTGTCGAAGATGCGCAGGGTAAAATCGTGATGAATCCTTTAGAGGAAGACATTCTAAAAAATTAG